A genomic stretch from Photobacterium atrarenae includes:
- the pabC gene encoding aminodeoxychorismate lyase: MILINGVETDTVTVADRALQYGDGCFTTILVEQGQPRLWPLHLQRLQNTLAALRIAAPDWQALAEQVHLLAAAFPDKGGVKVLISRGAGGRGYSPAGCLVTQVIVSDFAWPAQYLQWQQHGIALGVCRQRLSISPMLAGLKHLNRLEQVLLKQEAQAQGWLDAVVLDAEGYVAETIASNLFWRQGQTVFTPALESCGVHGVMRAHVLSLLEQSPYCIEFVKTPLNELLCADEVFITNAVMALVPVNEIEGNTFTQQTLLHELKERLYAC, translated from the coding sequence ATGATTCTGATCAACGGGGTAGAGACGGACACGGTAACGGTGGCTGATCGGGCATTGCAGTATGGGGACGGCTGCTTTACCACCATTCTCGTTGAACAGGGCCAGCCAAGGTTATGGCCGTTACATTTACAGCGGTTGCAAAATACGCTGGCGGCGCTTCGGATCGCAGCACCGGACTGGCAGGCCCTGGCCGAGCAGGTTCATCTGCTCGCGGCAGCCTTTCCGGACAAAGGCGGGGTGAAAGTGCTGATCAGCCGGGGTGCGGGCGGGCGGGGCTACAGTCCCGCCGGTTGCCTCGTCACCCAGGTGATTGTCTCTGATTTCGCCTGGCCGGCGCAGTATCTGCAGTGGCAGCAGCACGGCATCGCTTTGGGGGTCTGTCGGCAGCGGTTGTCGATCAGCCCGATGTTGGCAGGATTGAAACATCTCAACCGGCTGGAGCAGGTGTTGCTGAAACAGGAAGCGCAAGCGCAGGGCTGGCTCGATGCGGTGGTGCTGGATGCCGAGGGTTATGTGGCTGAGACGATCGCCTCGAACCTGTTCTGGCGGCAGGGCCAGACTGTCTTTACCCCAGCCCTGGAGAGCTGTGGTGTGCATGGGGTGATGCGGGCGCATGTGCTGTCGTTGCTTGAGCAGAGCCCGTATTGTATAGAATTTGTCAAAACACCCCTGAATGAGTTGCTTTGCGCCGATGAAGTCTTTATTACTAATGCCGTGATGGCGTTAGTGCCGGTGAATGAAATTGAAGGAAACACGTTCACGCAGCAGACGCTGTTGCACGAACTGAAAGAGAGGTTGTACGCGTGCTAA
- the fabF gene encoding beta-ketoacyl-ACP synthase II, translated as MSKRRVVVTGMGMLSPVGNSVESSWKALLAGTSGISNIEHFDASAFATRFAGLVKDFNCEEYMSKKDARKMDLFIQYGIAAGVQALKDSGIEVTEENAPRIGVAIGSGIGGLGLIETNHQALLEKGPRKISPFFVPSTIVNMIAGHMSIMYGLRGPNIAISTACTTGLHNIGHAARMIAYGDADAMLAGGAEKASTPLGMGGFAAAKALSTRNEDPQAASRPWDKDRDGFVLGDGAGMMMLEEYEHAKARGAKIYAELVGFGMSGDAYHMTSPSEDGSGGALAMEAAIRDAGINADQIGYVNAHGTSTPAGDVAETLGIKRALGAAADKVLVSSTKSMTGHLLGAAGSVEAIITAMTLVDQAVPPTINLENPDEGCDLDYVPGEARQANLEYALCNSFGFGGTNGSLLFKKI; from the coding sequence GTGTCTAAGCGTCGCGTAGTTGTTACTGGCATGGGTATGCTATCACCGGTTGGTAATTCTGTTGAATCTTCATGGAAAGCCCTTCTGGCCGGCACTAGTGGTATTAGCAACATTGAGCATTTTGATGCGAGCGCATTTGCAACCCGTTTTGCTGGTTTGGTCAAAGACTTTAATTGTGAAGAGTACATGTCCAAAAAAGATGCTCGCAAAATGGACTTGTTTATTCAATACGGTATCGCAGCAGGCGTACAGGCGTTAAAAGACTCTGGTATTGAAGTAACTGAAGAAAACGCTCCACGTATCGGTGTAGCGATCGGCTCTGGTATTGGTGGTCTGGGTCTGATTGAAACCAACCATCAAGCCCTGTTGGAGAAAGGACCGCGCAAAATCAGCCCGTTCTTTGTTCCATCAACAATTGTCAACATGATCGCCGGCCACATGTCTATCATGTACGGTCTGCGCGGTCCGAACATCGCCATCTCTACGGCATGTACAACTGGCCTTCATAACATTGGCCATGCTGCACGTATGATTGCGTATGGTGATGCAGATGCCATGCTGGCTGGTGGTGCAGAAAAAGCATCAACCCCGCTGGGCATGGGTGGTTTTGCGGCGGCGAAAGCGCTGTCGACGCGTAATGAAGATCCACAAGCGGCGTCTCGCCCATGGGATAAAGATCGCGACGGTTTCGTGCTGGGCGACGGTGCCGGCATGATGATGCTGGAAGAGTACGAGCATGCCAAGGCACGTGGCGCGAAAATCTATGCTGAGCTGGTTGGCTTTGGCATGAGCGGCGATGCGTACCACATGACGTCTCCAAGTGAAGACGGCTCAGGCGGCGCGCTGGCCATGGAAGCGGCGATCCGCGATGCGGGGATCAATGCTGATCAAATTGGCTACGTGAATGCGCACGGTACCTCGACGCCAGCTGGCGACGTGGCGGAAACCCTGGGGATTAAACGTGCCCTGGGTGCGGCAGCGGATAAAGTGCTGGTTTCTTCAACCAAGTCAATGACTGGCCACCTGCTGGGTGCTGCCGGTTCGGTAGAAGCCATTATTACTGCCATGACCCTGGTTGATCAGGCGGTTCCGCCAACGATTAACCTGGAGAATCCTGATGAAGGCTGTGATCTGGATTACGTACCAGGTGAAGCGCGTCAGGCGAACCTGGAGTACGCCCTGTGTAACTCCTTCGGTTTCGGTGGCACCAACGGCTCGTTGCTATTTAAGAAAATCTAA
- the acpP gene encoding acyl carrier protein, which produces MSNIEERVKKIIVEQLGVDEAEVKNEASFVDDLGADSLDTVELVMALEEEFDTEIPDEEAEKITTVQAAIDYVVGASE; this is translated from the coding sequence ATGAGCAACATCGAAGAACGCGTAAAAAAAATCATCGTTGAGCAACTAGGCGTAGACGAAGCAGAAGTGAAGAACGAAGCCTCTTTCGTTGACGATCTGGGTGCTGACTCTCTGGATACAGTTGAACTGGTAATGGCTCTGGAAGAAGAATTCGATACTGAGATTCCTGACGAAGAAGCTGAAAAAATTACGACAGTTCAAGCGGCAATCGACTACGTTGTTGGCGCATCTGAGTAA
- the fabG gene encoding 3-oxoacyl-ACP reductase FabG: MSLEGKIALVTGASRGIGRAIAETLVERGATVIGTATSDSGAEAISAYLGDNGQGMALNVTSPESIETLLKAIKEQFGDIDILVNNAGITRDNLLMRMKDDEWQDILDTNLTSVFRLSKAVLRPMMKKRSGRIISIGSVVGIMGNAGQTNYAAAKAGLVGFTKSMAREVAARGITVNAVAPGFIETDMTKALNDDQRAATLANVPAGRLGDPREIAAAVAFLASDDAGYVTGETLHVNGGMYMI, encoded by the coding sequence ATGAGCCTTGAAGGTAAAATTGCGCTGGTTACCGGTGCAAGCCGTGGTATCGGTCGTGCGATCGCAGAAACTCTGGTTGAGCGCGGCGCAACCGTGATCGGCACTGCAACCTCTGACAGTGGCGCAGAAGCCATTAGCGCCTACCTCGGCGACAACGGTCAAGGGATGGCACTGAACGTCACGTCTCCTGAATCGATCGAAACGCTCCTGAAAGCGATCAAAGAGCAGTTTGGCGATATCGATATTTTGGTAAACAATGCCGGGATCACTCGCGATAACCTGCTGATGCGGATGAAAGATGACGAGTGGCAGGACATTCTGGACACCAACCTGACTTCTGTCTTCCGCCTGTCGAAAGCTGTGCTGCGTCCAATGATGAAAAAGCGTAGTGGCCGTATCATCAGCATCGGCTCTGTCGTGGGAATTATGGGCAACGCCGGTCAGACCAACTATGCAGCCGCAAAAGCCGGCCTGGTTGGCTTTACCAAGTCGATGGCACGCGAAGTTGCTGCGCGCGGGATCACAGTTAATGCGGTTGCACCTGGTTTTATTGAAACTGATATGACCAAAGCGCTGAATGATGACCAGCGTGCTGCTACACTTGCCAATGTTCCAGCCGGTCGCCTGGGTGATCCGCGTGAAATTGCAGCAGCAGTTGCCTTCCTGGCGTCTGACGATGCGGGTTATGTAACCGGTGAGACACTGCACGTTAACGGCGGCATGTACATGATTTAA
- the fabD gene encoding ACP S-malonyltransferase: MSKFAIVFPGQGSQAVGMLAELAAQYDVVQETFAEASEVLGYDLWALVQNGPAEALNETHRTQPALLTASVAIWRVWQQQGGEQPTVLAGHSLGEYSALVCAGVMDFKDAVKLVELRGQLMQEAVPAGVGAMSAIIGLDNDAIAKACEEAAQGQVCSPVNFNSPGQVVIAGNKEAVERANVLCKEAGAKRAMPLPVSVPSHCALMKPAAEKLAVALEAVAFNTPAIPVINNADVAVETDPAAIKQALVKQLYGPVRWTESVERMAAEGIETLLEMGPGKVLTGLTKRINRALGGAAVNDPASLDAAK, encoded by the coding sequence ATGTCTAAGTTCGCGATTGTTTTCCCGGGCCAGGGCTCGCAAGCCGTTGGTATGCTGGCTGAGCTGGCTGCACAGTATGATGTTGTGCAAGAGACGTTTGCCGAAGCGTCTGAAGTGTTGGGTTATGATCTGTGGGCGCTGGTTCAGAACGGACCGGCGGAAGCACTGAACGAAACGCACCGCACCCAGCCGGCATTGCTGACAGCTTCCGTGGCTATCTGGCGCGTATGGCAACAGCAGGGTGGCGAGCAGCCAACCGTGCTGGCGGGCCATAGCCTGGGTGAGTACTCGGCACTGGTCTGCGCCGGTGTGATGGATTTCAAAGACGCGGTGAAACTGGTTGAGCTGCGTGGGCAGTTGATGCAAGAAGCGGTGCCTGCAGGTGTGGGCGCGATGTCAGCCATTATTGGTCTGGACAACGATGCCATTGCCAAAGCCTGTGAAGAAGCGGCCCAAGGCCAGGTTTGTTCTCCGGTGAACTTTAATTCCCCGGGCCAGGTGGTGATTGCGGGAAATAAAGAAGCGGTTGAGCGTGCTAACGTCCTGTGTAAAGAAGCGGGTGCAAAACGTGCGATGCCGCTGCCGGTTTCAGTGCCTTCCCACTGTGCACTGATGAAACCTGCAGCCGAAAAACTGGCTGTCGCGCTGGAAGCCGTAGCATTCAATACGCCGGCAATCCCGGTGATCAACAATGCTGATGTGGCGGTTGAAACGGATCCGGCGGCGATCAAGCAAGCGCTGGTGAAACAACTGTACGGTCCGGTCCGCTGGACGGAGTCTGTTGAGCGCATGGCTGCCGAAGGCATCGAGACCTTGCTGGAAATGGGGCCAGGTAAAGTACTGACTGGTCTGACAAAACGAATTAATCGCGCACTTGGCGGTGCGGCAGTGAACGATCCAGCCAGCCTGGACGCCGCCAAGTAA
- a CDS encoding beta-ketoacyl-ACP synthase III: MYSKILGTGSYLPAQVRSNADLEQMVDTSDEWIVARTGIRERRIAAVDETVAVMGYQASLNAIDMAGIDKEDIDLIIVATTSASHAFPSAACQVQGMLDIKGCPAFDIAAACSGFIYALSIADQHIKTGMAKNVLVIGSDALSHKCDPDDRSTIILFGDGAGAVVVGASEEQGIISTHLHADGHFGGLLSLAVPEHGQTFSDDKWLYMAGNEVFKVAVTQLSNLVKDTLAANNMDKSELDWLVPHQANLRIISATAKKLSMSMDQVVVTLDRHGNTSAATVPTALDEAVRDGRIQRGQTLLLEAFGGGFTWGSALVKF; this comes from the coding sequence ATGTATAGCAAAATTTTAGGTACCGGCAGCTACCTGCCAGCTCAAGTACGTTCTAATGCCGACTTAGAACAGATGGTTGATACATCCGACGAATGGATTGTCGCGCGGACGGGTATTCGCGAGCGCCGTATCGCCGCTGTTGACGAAACTGTCGCGGTCATGGGTTATCAGGCTTCTTTAAACGCCATCGATATGGCGGGCATTGATAAAGAAGACATCGACCTGATCATTGTGGCAACCACCAGTGCCAGCCATGCGTTTCCGTCTGCGGCCTGCCAGGTGCAGGGCATGCTGGACATCAAAGGTTGCCCGGCGTTTGATATCGCCGCAGCATGTTCCGGCTTTATTTACGCCCTGAGTATTGCTGATCAGCATATTAAAACCGGCATGGCCAAGAATGTTCTGGTGATCGGCTCAGATGCGCTGTCTCACAAGTGTGATCCCGATGATCGCTCAACCATTATCCTGTTTGGTGACGGTGCCGGTGCTGTTGTGGTTGGTGCCAGCGAAGAGCAGGGGATCATCTCGACCCACCTGCATGCCGATGGTCATTTTGGTGGCCTGTTGAGCCTGGCGGTGCCAGAGCACGGCCAGACCTTCAGCGACGACAAATGGCTGTATATGGCCGGTAACGAAGTGTTCAAAGTGGCGGTGACTCAGCTGTCTAACCTGGTCAAAGACACGCTGGCTGCGAATAATATGGATAAATCCGAGCTGGATTGGCTGGTACCGCACCAGGCCAACCTGCGAATTATCTCGGCGACAGCGAAGAAGCTGTCGATGTCGATGGATCAGGTGGTGGTGACGCTGGATCGCCACGGCAATACCTCGGCGGCAACGGTCCCGACGGCGCTGGATGAAGCGGTTCGCGACGGCCGGATTCAACGTGGCCAGACTCTGCTGCTGGAAGCGTTTGGCGGCGGCTTTACCTGGGGCTCGGCGCTGGTGAAATTCTGA
- the plsX gene encoding phosphate acyltransferase PlsX, translating to MSGLTVALDAMGGDFGPQVTVPASVQALLQYPSLNVILFGDQQAITEQLSLLNQLKHPRLRIVHCDHVIANDTRPSQALRRSQGSSMRMALEAVAAGQADACVSAGNTGALMALSRFTLKLLPGVDRPALVAAIPTNTDHKTWLLDLGANVSCDADTLFQFAVMGAVLAEQDLADKPRVALLNIGEEEIKGNDLVKRCAELLCESPEIDYIGYLEGNELYSGRADVIVCDGFVGNVSLKTSEGVANLFIDSIKNAITRNPIKRLVAKWLFNDLFISLKRLNPDQYNGASLLGLRGIVVKSHGSADIAAFSNAIGEAVHEVKRQIPTKISDRLEAVLLERHY from the coding sequence TTGAGTGGTCTAACCGTTGCACTTGATGCAATGGGCGGGGATTTCGGTCCTCAAGTAACAGTGCCTGCCTCCGTGCAGGCACTGTTGCAATACCCATCGCTCAACGTGATTTTATTTGGTGATCAGCAAGCGATCACTGAGCAGCTATCCCTTCTCAATCAGCTCAAGCATCCCCGTCTTCGCATTGTTCATTGTGACCATGTGATTGCCAATGATACCCGGCCGTCTCAGGCATTACGCCGAAGCCAGGGATCGTCGATGCGCATGGCCCTGGAAGCGGTTGCCGCCGGGCAGGCCGATGCCTGTGTCAGTGCGGGCAACACCGGTGCCCTGATGGCGTTATCGCGCTTTACCCTCAAGCTGCTGCCGGGTGTTGACCGACCAGCCCTGGTTGCTGCGATCCCGACCAATACCGACCATAAAACCTGGCTGCTGGATCTTGGCGCCAATGTATCCTGTGACGCCGATACCCTGTTTCAGTTCGCGGTGATGGGAGCGGTTTTGGCCGAGCAGGACCTCGCGGATAAGCCTAGAGTGGCTCTGCTCAATATCGGCGAGGAAGAGATCAAAGGCAACGATCTGGTCAAGCGCTGCGCGGAGCTGCTATGCGAGTCCCCCGAGATTGATTACATCGGCTATCTTGAAGGTAACGAGCTTTATTCTGGTCGTGCAGATGTCATTGTGTGCGATGGTTTTGTCGGCAACGTCAGCCTGAAAACCAGCGAAGGGGTCGCCAACCTGTTTATTGATAGCATCAAAAATGCAATCACCCGGAACCCGATAAAGCGTTTGGTGGCTAAATGGTTGTTTAATGACCTATTCATCAGCCTCAAACGATTGAACCCCGACCAGTACAATGGCGCAAGTCTGTTAGGATTGCGCGGTATTGTGGTCAAAAGCCATGGAAGTGCTGATATTGCCGCTTTTTCAAATGCGATTGGCGAAGCGGTACACGAGGTCAAACGGCAAATACCGACAAAAATCAGTGACCGTTTGGAAGCAGTCTTACTCGAGAGGCATTATTAG
- the rpmF gene encoding 50S ribosomal protein L32 encodes MAVQKSKKSRAARGMRRSHDALTTAAVSVDSASGETHLRHHVTADGFYRGRKVINK; translated from the coding sequence ATGGCCGTACAAAAGAGCAAAAAATCACGTGCAGCACGTGGTATGCGTCGTTCTCACGATGCACTGACAACTGCAGCTGTATCTGTAGATTCTGCAAGTGGTGAAACTCACCTGCGTCACCACGTGACAGCTGACGGTTTCTACCGTGGCCGCAAGGTTATCAACAAATAA
- the yceD gene encoding 23S rRNA accumulation protein YceD, whose product MQKVKLPLTVDPVRAAQKKLDYDGIIKAESLERLAESTQSVIRDANVTLSFDFDQRHLAFMRGRADVEVMLTCQRCQEGFNHEYSVEFCYSPLLKPEEVDEFPEAYEPADVDENGEINLIQIVEDELILELPQVAMHDEADCKASGNMTFGEIPVADERPNPFAVLKNLSK is encoded by the coding sequence ATGCAAAAGGTAAAATTGCCGCTAACGGTTGACCCGGTCCGCGCTGCTCAGAAAAAACTCGACTATGATGGCATCATCAAAGCCGAGTCGCTTGAGCGTCTGGCTGAGTCTACCCAGAGCGTAATACGTGATGCAAACGTCACCTTATCATTTGACTTTGACCAACGTCATTTGGCATTTATGCGCGGCCGTGCAGATGTCGAAGTGATGCTGACCTGTCAGCGATGCCAGGAAGGGTTCAATCACGAATACAGTGTTGAATTCTGTTATAGTCCGCTCCTCAAGCCTGAGGAAGTTGATGAGTTTCCGGAAGCTTATGAGCCGGCTGACGTCGACGAAAATGGTGAGATTAACCTGATTCAAATTGTTGAAGATGAGTTGATTTTGGAATTACCACAAGTCGCTATGCATGATGAAGCTGACTGCAAGGCCAGCGGAAACATGACTTTTGGTGAAATCCCCGTTGCTGATGAGCGTCCGAATCCGTTTGCAGTATTGAAAAATTTAAGTAAGTAA
- a CDS encoding Maf family protein, whose product MTQPILLASTSPFRKSLLEKLHYPFETASPDIDESALPGETAEQLVKRLAQAKAEACAGQYGEHLIIGSDQVCVIAGQILGKPHTLENAVHQLQAASGQTVTFYTGLCLHNAKTGNSQVVCEPFHVHFRQLTETEIRNYVALEQPLNCAGSFKSEGLGIALFDRLEGRDPNTLVGLPLIALREMLSREGIAIL is encoded by the coding sequence ATGACCCAACCTATACTGCTGGCCTCCACTTCACCATTTCGCAAATCCCTGCTGGAAAAGCTGCACTACCCGTTTGAGACCGCCAGCCCGGATATTGATGAAAGCGCCCTCCCCGGTGAAACTGCCGAGCAACTGGTGAAGCGCCTGGCGCAGGCCAAAGCCGAAGCCTGTGCCGGCCAGTATGGCGAGCACCTGATCATCGGCTCCGATCAGGTCTGCGTGATTGCAGGCCAGATCCTCGGCAAACCGCATACCTTGGAGAATGCCGTTCACCAACTTCAGGCCGCCAGTGGCCAGACCGTCACCTTCTATACCGGCCTGTGTCTACACAATGCCAAAACCGGCAACAGCCAAGTTGTATGCGAGCCGTTCCATGTTCACTTCCGTCAACTCACGGAAACGGAGATCCGCAACTACGTGGCGTTGGAACAACCGCTCAACTGTGCCGGCAGCTTTAAAAGTGAAGGACTCGGCATTGCGCTGTTTGATCGCCTCGAAGGGCGCGATCCCAACACCCTGGTCGGCCTGCCGCTGATTGCCCTGCGCGAGATGCTGTCACGCGAAGGCATTGCTATTCTCTAA